From Phragmites australis chromosome 5, lpPhrAust1.1, whole genome shotgun sequence, a single genomic window includes:
- the LOC133918794 gene encoding protein phosphatase 2C and cyclic nucleotide-binding/kinase domain-containing protein isoform X1, with the protein MGCSSSKCCSQLKGCLCSNGCLGQTSDSPRESRGKSSRGRGKADSSDSDASSDDLGEDDDALNQMNITRESNVGINRLSRVSSQFLPPDSSRKVRVPLGNYDLRYSYLSQRGYYPESLDKPNQDSFCIHTPFGTSPDDHFFGVFDGHGEYGAQCSQFVKRRLCENLLRDSRFRTDAVLALHSAFVATNSQLHADNLDDSMSGTTAITILVRGKTMYIANTGDSRAVIAEKRGDDIVAVDLSIDQTPYRSDELERVKECGARVLTLDQIEGLKNSDVQCWGTEESDDGDPPRLWVQNGMYPGTAFTRSIGDSVAESIGVIADPEIFVLDLNSSHPFLVLASDGVFEFLSSQTVVDMISKYKDPRDACAEIVAESYRLWLQYETRTDDITIIVVHINGLNDMESTHTVTKVSLQPSQQVVGLAGSESPLIVSSNTNNQRSRHDLSRARLRALESSLENGQLWVPPSPSHRKTWEEQAHIERVLHDHFLFRKLTDTQCHVLLDCMQRVDVKPGDIVVQQGGEGDCFYVVGSGEYEVLAIQFSEIKLICMEQEEDGKEMTKVLHRYTADKLSSFGELALMHNKPLQASVRAVTSGTLWALKREDFRAILMSEFSNIPSLKLLRSVELFTRFTVLQLSQLAESLVELSFADGQIIVDKNDEVSSLYIIQRGHVRLILAEDQMNSDSWDLISSETKQIQRSQENGNYVVEIDEGGHFGEWALIGETISFTAISVGDVTCSTIAKEKFNSIVGPLPKLSQADCKIKESLVTKEHYADDDFPFRRLQLSDLEWKMCIYAADCSEIGLVQIRGSDKIRSLKRFYIKRVKDLHKEVQVFDEKDLMKSLSQSTCVPEVLCTCADQSYLGILLNCCLCCSLASILHTPLNESSAQFFAASVVVALEKLHQKSILYRGVSADILMLDRSGHLQLVDFRFGKKLEGERTYTICGIADSLAPEIVLGRGHGFAADWWALGVLIYFMLQSDMPFGSWRESELEPFAKIAKGHLVMPSTFSVEVVDLITKLLVVDENARLGTRGAEAVKKHPWFDGIDWERIAGGTHTVPKEITDRINSYIESLKEDSTASPSMPSEDPDDLTAPEWIQDW; encoded by the exons ATGGGCTGCTCATCTTCTAAGTGCTGTTCACAACTGAAGGGCTGTCTGTGCTCCAATGGGTGCCTTGGGCAAACATCTGACTCCCCAAGAGAATCAAGGGGAAAGTCGAGCCGGGGGAGGGGAAAGGCAGATTCCAGTGATTCAGATGCTTCTTCAGATGACCTAGGGGAAGATGATGATGCATTGAACCAAATGAACATTACGAGGGAGTCTAATGTCGGCATCAACCGACTATCAAGGGTCTCATCACAGTTTCTTCCTCCAGATAGTTCGCGCAAAGTACGAGTCCCTTTGGGTAACTATGACCTGAGATACTCCTACTTGTCTCAAAGAGGTTACTACCCAGAATCACTTGACAAGCCCAACCAAGATAGCTTCTGCATACATACCCCGTTTGGCACAAGTCCTGATGACCACTTCTTTGGTGTATTTGATGGCCATGGAGAATATGGAGCTCAGTGTTCACAATTTGTGAAGCGAAGATTATGCGAGAACCTGCTCAGAGATAGCCGGTTTCGTACAGATGCTGTGCTGGCTCTTCATTCTGCCTTTGTGGCAACAAACTCACAGTTGCATGCGGACAACTTGGATGATTCCATGAGTGGTACTACTGCAATCACTATATTGGTCAGGGGTAAAACTATGTACATTGCAAATACTGGTGATTCACGTGCCGTTATTGCCGAAAAACGAGGGGATGATATTGTTGCTGTTGACCTCTCTATAGATCAAACTCCTTACCGGTCTGATGAGCTTGAAAGGGTCAAGGAATGTGGTGCTAGGGTTCTGACTTTGGATCAAATAGAGGGGCTAAAGAACTCAGATGTGCAGTGTTGGGGCACTGAGGAAAGTGATGATGGCGATCCTCCAAGGTTATGGGTGCAAAATGGCATGTATCCAGGAACTGCTTTTACACGCAGCATTGGAGATTCTGTTGCCGAGTCAATTGGTGTCATTGCAGATCCCGAGATTTTTGTCCTGGATCTCAATTCCAGCCATCCATTTCTTGTTCTTGCTAGTGATGGGGTTTTTGAGTTCCTTTCCAGTCAAACAGTTGTTGACATG ATTTCTAAATACAAGGATCCTCGTGATGCATGTGCAGAAATTGTTGCGGAGTCTTATCGTCTTTGGCTACAATATGAAACTCGTACGGATGACATTACAATCATAGTGGTGCATATTAACGGGTTAAATGAT ATGGAATCTACCCACACTGTTACGAAAGTGTCTTTACAACCTTCACAGCAAGTAGTAGGACTGGCAGGCTCCGAATCACCATTAATAGTAAGTTCCAACACCAACAATCAGCGTTCCAGGCATGACTTATCACGAGCACGATTGAGGGCTCTAGAAAGTTCTCTGGAAAATGGTCAATTATGGGTCCCTCCATCTCCATCGCATCGGAAGACATGGGAAGAGCAA GCGCATATTGAGAGGGTACTACATGACCATTTCCTCTTCAGAAAGCTTACTGACACGCAATGTCATGTTCTACTTGATTGTATGCAACGAGTTGATGTGAAGCCTGGGGATATAGTAGTGCAGCAG GGCGGTGAAGGTGACTGCTTCTATGTAGTTGGTAGCGGTGAGTATGAAGTTCTGGCCATTCAG TTCTCGGAGATTAAGCTGATTTGCATGGAACAGGAAGAAGACGGAAAGGAAATGACCAAGGTTCTGCATCGGTATACAGCTGATAAACTATCTTCCTTTGGGGAGCTAGCACTGAT GCACAATAAGCCACTTCAGGCTTCAGTTCGTGCCGTGACTAGTGGAACATTATGGGCCCTAAAGAGGGAGGATTTCCGGGCAATTCTGATGTCAGAGTTTTCAAACATACCATCATTGAAGTTGCTCCGATCAGTAGAACTGTTTACCAGATTTACAGTGCTTCAACTAAGTCAACTTGCTGAGTCGCTTGTTGAACTATCTTTTGCAGATGGGCAAATAATAGTAGACAAG AATGATGAGGTCTCTTCCCTATATATCATTCAAAGAGGTCATGTGAGACTTATATTGGCTGAAGATCAGATGAATTCAGATTCTTGGGATCTCATTAGTTCTGAAACGAAGCAGATTCAAAGGAGTCAGGAAAATGGTAATTATGTGGTTGAGATAGATGAGGGAGGACACTTTGGAGAGTGGGCTCTCATTGGTGAGACTATTTCTTTCACTGCTATCTCAGTGGGTGATGTGACTTGTTCTACTATTGCGAAGGAGAAATTCAATTCAATTGTTGGGCCTTTGCCTAAACTTTCACAAGCTGATTGCAA GATTAAAGAATCTCTGGTCACTAAGGAGCATTATGCAGATGATGATTTTCCCTTTAGGAGGCTGCAGCTATCTGATTTG GAATGGAAAATGTGCATATATGCTGCTGATTGCAGCGAGATTGGTCTTGTCCAAATTAGAGGTTCCG ACAAGATCAGAAGTTTAAAAAGGTTTTACATCAAGAGAGTAAAAGATCTTCATAAGGAAGTGCAAGTGTTTGACGAAAAGGACCTCATGAAAAGCTTGAGCCAATCAACTTGTGTGCCAGAAGTGTTATGTACTTGTGCTGATCAATCATACCTTGGAATATTGCTGAATTGTTGCCTCTGTTGCTCACTGGCTTCAATACTTCATACACCACTAAATGAGTCATCTGCACAATTCTTTGCAGCCTCAGTTGTTGTTGCTCTAGAAAAGCTTCATCAG AAGTCCATTCTTTATAGAGGTGTTTCGGCAGACATTCTTATGCTTGACCGATCAGGACATCTGCAGCTGGTGGATTTTAGGTTTGGAAAGAAGTTGGAAGGTGAAAGGACATACACAATATGTGGGATCGCTGATTCTCTGGCACCAGAGATAGTTCTTGGTAGGGGCCATGGATTCGCTGCTGACTG GTGGGCACTTGGAGTGTTGATCTATTTCATGCTGCAATCAGACATGCCATTTGGCTCCTGGAGGGAGAGCGAGCTGGAACCTTTTGCAAAAATTGCCAAAGGGCACCTTGTTATGCCATCGACATTCAGCGTGGAAGTTGTTGACCTTATAACCAAG CTACTTGTGGTAGATGAAAATGCGCGCCTCGGAACCAGGGGTGCTGAAGCTGTGAAAAAGCACCCCTGGTTTGATGGCATTGACTGGGAACGAATAGCAGGCGGAACTCATACGGTACCTAAAGAAATCACTGATCGCATCAACAGCTATATAGAAAGTCTTAAGGAGGACTCAACCGCATCTCCTTCCATGCCGAGTGAAGATCCAGATGATCTTACTGCTCCAGAGTGGATCCAAGATTGGTAA
- the LOC133918794 gene encoding protein phosphatase 2C and cyclic nucleotide-binding/kinase domain-containing protein isoform X2: MGCSSSKCCSQLKGCLCSNGCLGQTSDSPRESRGKSSRGRGKADSSDSDASSDDLGEDDDALNQMNITRESNVGINRLSRVSSQFLPPDSSRKVRVPLGNYDLRYSYLSQRGYYPESLDKPNQDSFCIHTPFGTSPDDHFFGVFDGHGEYGAQCSQFVKRRLCENLLRDSRFRTDAVLALHSAFVATNSQLHADNLDDSMSGTTAITILVRGKTMYIANTGDSRAVIAEKRGDDIVAVDLSIDQTPYRSDELERVKECGARVLTLDQIEGLKNSDVQCWGTEESDDGDPPRLWVQNGMYPGTAFTRSIGDSVAESIGVIADPEIFVLDLNSSHPFLVLASDGVFEFLSSQTVVDMISKYKDPRDACAEIVAESYRLWLQYETRTDDITIIVVHINGLNDMESTHTVTKVSLQPSQQVVGLAGSESPLIVSSNTNNQRSRHDLSRARLRALESSLENGQLWVPPSPSHRKTWEEQAHIERVLHDHFLFRKLTDTQCHVLLDCMQRVDVKPGDIVVQQGGEGDCFYVVGSGEYEVLAIQEEDGKEMTKVLHRYTADKLSSFGELALMHNKPLQASVRAVTSGTLWALKREDFRAILMSEFSNIPSLKLLRSVELFTRFTVLQLSQLAESLVELSFADGQIIVDKNDEVSSLYIIQRGHVRLILAEDQMNSDSWDLISSETKQIQRSQENGNYVVEIDEGGHFGEWALIGETISFTAISVGDVTCSTIAKEKFNSIVGPLPKLSQADCKIKESLVTKEHYADDDFPFRRLQLSDLEWKMCIYAADCSEIGLVQIRGSDKIRSLKRFYIKRVKDLHKEVQVFDEKDLMKSLSQSTCVPEVLCTCADQSYLGILLNCCLCCSLASILHTPLNESSAQFFAASVVVALEKLHQKSILYRGVSADILMLDRSGHLQLVDFRFGKKLEGERTYTICGIADSLAPEIVLGRGHGFAADWWALGVLIYFMLQSDMPFGSWRESELEPFAKIAKGHLVMPSTFSVEVVDLITKLLVVDENARLGTRGAEAVKKHPWFDGIDWERIAGGTHTVPKEITDRINSYIESLKEDSTASPSMPSEDPDDLTAPEWIQDW, from the exons ATGGGCTGCTCATCTTCTAAGTGCTGTTCACAACTGAAGGGCTGTCTGTGCTCCAATGGGTGCCTTGGGCAAACATCTGACTCCCCAAGAGAATCAAGGGGAAAGTCGAGCCGGGGGAGGGGAAAGGCAGATTCCAGTGATTCAGATGCTTCTTCAGATGACCTAGGGGAAGATGATGATGCATTGAACCAAATGAACATTACGAGGGAGTCTAATGTCGGCATCAACCGACTATCAAGGGTCTCATCACAGTTTCTTCCTCCAGATAGTTCGCGCAAAGTACGAGTCCCTTTGGGTAACTATGACCTGAGATACTCCTACTTGTCTCAAAGAGGTTACTACCCAGAATCACTTGACAAGCCCAACCAAGATAGCTTCTGCATACATACCCCGTTTGGCACAAGTCCTGATGACCACTTCTTTGGTGTATTTGATGGCCATGGAGAATATGGAGCTCAGTGTTCACAATTTGTGAAGCGAAGATTATGCGAGAACCTGCTCAGAGATAGCCGGTTTCGTACAGATGCTGTGCTGGCTCTTCATTCTGCCTTTGTGGCAACAAACTCACAGTTGCATGCGGACAACTTGGATGATTCCATGAGTGGTACTACTGCAATCACTATATTGGTCAGGGGTAAAACTATGTACATTGCAAATACTGGTGATTCACGTGCCGTTATTGCCGAAAAACGAGGGGATGATATTGTTGCTGTTGACCTCTCTATAGATCAAACTCCTTACCGGTCTGATGAGCTTGAAAGGGTCAAGGAATGTGGTGCTAGGGTTCTGACTTTGGATCAAATAGAGGGGCTAAAGAACTCAGATGTGCAGTGTTGGGGCACTGAGGAAAGTGATGATGGCGATCCTCCAAGGTTATGGGTGCAAAATGGCATGTATCCAGGAACTGCTTTTACACGCAGCATTGGAGATTCTGTTGCCGAGTCAATTGGTGTCATTGCAGATCCCGAGATTTTTGTCCTGGATCTCAATTCCAGCCATCCATTTCTTGTTCTTGCTAGTGATGGGGTTTTTGAGTTCCTTTCCAGTCAAACAGTTGTTGACATG ATTTCTAAATACAAGGATCCTCGTGATGCATGTGCAGAAATTGTTGCGGAGTCTTATCGTCTTTGGCTACAATATGAAACTCGTACGGATGACATTACAATCATAGTGGTGCATATTAACGGGTTAAATGAT ATGGAATCTACCCACACTGTTACGAAAGTGTCTTTACAACCTTCACAGCAAGTAGTAGGACTGGCAGGCTCCGAATCACCATTAATAGTAAGTTCCAACACCAACAATCAGCGTTCCAGGCATGACTTATCACGAGCACGATTGAGGGCTCTAGAAAGTTCTCTGGAAAATGGTCAATTATGGGTCCCTCCATCTCCATCGCATCGGAAGACATGGGAAGAGCAA GCGCATATTGAGAGGGTACTACATGACCATTTCCTCTTCAGAAAGCTTACTGACACGCAATGTCATGTTCTACTTGATTGTATGCAACGAGTTGATGTGAAGCCTGGGGATATAGTAGTGCAGCAG GGCGGTGAAGGTGACTGCTTCTATGTAGTTGGTAGCGGTGAGTATGAAGTTCTGGCCATTCAG GAAGAAGACGGAAAGGAAATGACCAAGGTTCTGCATCGGTATACAGCTGATAAACTATCTTCCTTTGGGGAGCTAGCACTGAT GCACAATAAGCCACTTCAGGCTTCAGTTCGTGCCGTGACTAGTGGAACATTATGGGCCCTAAAGAGGGAGGATTTCCGGGCAATTCTGATGTCAGAGTTTTCAAACATACCATCATTGAAGTTGCTCCGATCAGTAGAACTGTTTACCAGATTTACAGTGCTTCAACTAAGTCAACTTGCTGAGTCGCTTGTTGAACTATCTTTTGCAGATGGGCAAATAATAGTAGACAAG AATGATGAGGTCTCTTCCCTATATATCATTCAAAGAGGTCATGTGAGACTTATATTGGCTGAAGATCAGATGAATTCAGATTCTTGGGATCTCATTAGTTCTGAAACGAAGCAGATTCAAAGGAGTCAGGAAAATGGTAATTATGTGGTTGAGATAGATGAGGGAGGACACTTTGGAGAGTGGGCTCTCATTGGTGAGACTATTTCTTTCACTGCTATCTCAGTGGGTGATGTGACTTGTTCTACTATTGCGAAGGAGAAATTCAATTCAATTGTTGGGCCTTTGCCTAAACTTTCACAAGCTGATTGCAA GATTAAAGAATCTCTGGTCACTAAGGAGCATTATGCAGATGATGATTTTCCCTTTAGGAGGCTGCAGCTATCTGATTTG GAATGGAAAATGTGCATATATGCTGCTGATTGCAGCGAGATTGGTCTTGTCCAAATTAGAGGTTCCG ACAAGATCAGAAGTTTAAAAAGGTTTTACATCAAGAGAGTAAAAGATCTTCATAAGGAAGTGCAAGTGTTTGACGAAAAGGACCTCATGAAAAGCTTGAGCCAATCAACTTGTGTGCCAGAAGTGTTATGTACTTGTGCTGATCAATCATACCTTGGAATATTGCTGAATTGTTGCCTCTGTTGCTCACTGGCTTCAATACTTCATACACCACTAAATGAGTCATCTGCACAATTCTTTGCAGCCTCAGTTGTTGTTGCTCTAGAAAAGCTTCATCAG AAGTCCATTCTTTATAGAGGTGTTTCGGCAGACATTCTTATGCTTGACCGATCAGGACATCTGCAGCTGGTGGATTTTAGGTTTGGAAAGAAGTTGGAAGGTGAAAGGACATACACAATATGTGGGATCGCTGATTCTCTGGCACCAGAGATAGTTCTTGGTAGGGGCCATGGATTCGCTGCTGACTG GTGGGCACTTGGAGTGTTGATCTATTTCATGCTGCAATCAGACATGCCATTTGGCTCCTGGAGGGAGAGCGAGCTGGAACCTTTTGCAAAAATTGCCAAAGGGCACCTTGTTATGCCATCGACATTCAGCGTGGAAGTTGTTGACCTTATAACCAAG CTACTTGTGGTAGATGAAAATGCGCGCCTCGGAACCAGGGGTGCTGAAGCTGTGAAAAAGCACCCCTGGTTTGATGGCATTGACTGGGAACGAATAGCAGGCGGAACTCATACGGTACCTAAAGAAATCACTGATCGCATCAACAGCTATATAGAAAGTCTTAAGGAGGACTCAACCGCATCTCCTTCCATGCCGAGTGAAGATCCAGATGATCTTACTGCTCCAGAGTGGATCCAAGATTGGTAA